The proteins below are encoded in one region of Fimbriimonadaceae bacterium:
- a CDS encoding glycosyltransferase family 4 protein, with translation MPPNPIRAVLSSPSKFHFFDLARELLRRGSLSAVITGYPITKLRGEEIPLNLIKSYPYFHLIYRGMMALGIDLEYYDKAVFDQFSARALPQCDVFMAMAGSAYRTGLTAKKRGIRFVLDRPCSHIETQNALLREEGEREGIPFKGIDAGVIRRELKEYDEADLITVPSTFALNSFLERGFDRNRLRLIPYGIDLSKFFPTEPPDPERFDVIFVGGVMLRKGVPHLLRAFERVRHDRKSLTLIGNINKEMQPLLNEYASKMSVVATGHIKQSELKDHMSKSHVLVLPSIEDGYGVVMSQAMACGTPVIATDHTGAAMLFEDGKEGFIVPVRDDEALTYRLQTLASDHGLQRQMAQAAQTRVAQIGGWTKYGDDIEAMFREII, from the coding sequence ATGCCGCCAAATCCGATCCGCGCCGTCCTCTCTTCGCCGTCGAAGTTCCACTTCTTCGACTTGGCGAGGGAATTGCTGCGCCGGGGCAGCTTGAGCGCGGTCATAACGGGTTATCCGATCACCAAGCTTCGCGGGGAAGAGATTCCGCTCAACCTCATTAAAAGCTATCCCTACTTCCACCTCATTTACCGAGGAATGATGGCTTTGGGGATCGACTTGGAGTATTACGACAAGGCGGTCTTCGACCAGTTCTCGGCGCGTGCCTTGCCGCAATGCGACGTCTTTATGGCCATGGCCGGATCCGCCTACAGGACCGGGTTAACGGCTAAGAAAAGAGGGATCCGTTTCGTTTTGGACCGGCCCTGCAGCCACATTGAGACCCAGAACGCCCTGCTCCGCGAGGAGGGGGAACGGGAAGGCATCCCATTCAAGGGAATTGACGCGGGTGTGATCCGCCGTGAGCTCAAAGAGTACGACGAAGCGGACCTGATCACGGTGCCGTCCACGTTCGCGCTCAATTCGTTCTTGGAGCGTGGCTTTGACAGAAACCGGCTCAGGTTGATCCCGTACGGCATCGACCTGAGCAAGTTTTTCCCGACCGAACCCCCTGACCCCGAACGGTTCGACGTCATCTTTGTGGGCGGCGTGATGCTGCGCAAAGGCGTGCCGCACCTTCTTAGGGCTTTCGAGAGGGTTAGGCACGACCGAAAGAGCTTGACTCTAATCGGCAATATCAACAAAGAGATGCAGCCTTTGTTGAACGAATATGCCTCAAAGATGTCCGTCGTCGCGACGGGGCACATCAAGCAGTCGGAACTGAAGGACCATATGAGCAAAAGCCATGTCCTCGTGCTTCCGAGCATCGAAGACGGCTACGGCGTCGTCATGAGCCAAGCAATGGCTTGTGGAACTCCCGTCATCGCGACCGACCACACGGGGGCCGCGATGCTCTTCGAGGATGGTAAGGAGGGCTTCATTGTTCCGGTTCGCGACGATGAGGCCTTGACATATCGGTTGCAGACGCTGGCCT